CTCTCAATGTCCTTAGCTTGATAAAATACGGTCTAACATCTTCAGGATTTTCAAAGTATGGTGGAATAGCCATTAGTCCATGAATTTTTATATATTTTTTTGTAAGAATATACTCAAATAATTCTTTTAAATTATCTTCTTTAACGCCAAATTTTGACTCTTCTCCAAAGTTAACTTCAATAAATCCATCTATAACTTTGTTTAGTTTTTCTCCTCTTTTTTCAATCTCATCAACAAGAGCTTGTCTATCAACTGAATGTATCAATTCAAAGTACTTCACTGCGTACTTAACTTTGTTAGTTTGAAGACCACCTATTAGATGCCAATGTATATCTGAATATTCTTTAAGTTTTTCTATTTTTTCAATGCCTTCTTGTACTTTATTCTCTCCAAAGTATCTAATACCTGACTCGTAAGCTTCTATAATTTTTTCTACCGGCTGCGTCTTAGATGCTGCAAGAAGAATGACTTCTTCTCTCTTTCTTCCAACTTTATCACATGCTTTTTGTATCCTTTCTTTAATTTTTAGCACATTCTCTTTTATGCTCATTTTAACCTCTCTAATTTAGAATTCTAAAACTTTCAAGAATAGGAAAAACAAGAACCACATTCAGACCTTGTCAAGCAGAATTTAATTTTTTATGGATGAGTTTAAATTTTGTGTATTATATATATGCTATATTATAGCAGAAGGCTTATTAAGACAGCTTTCTAATTTTTACTAAGAGCGACCCAATGGTGTCATTCTGAGCGAAGCAAAAA
The Sulfurihydrogenibium sp. DNA segment above includes these coding regions:
- a CDS encoding YggS family pyridoxal phosphate-dependent enzyme, with the translated sequence MSIKENVLKIKERIQKACDKVGRKREEVILLAASKTQPVEKIIEAYESGIRYFGENKVQEGIEKIEKLKEYSDIHWHLIGGLQTNKVKYAVKYFELIHSVDRQALVDEIEKRGEKLNKVIDGFIEVNFGEESKFGVKEDNLKELFEYILTKKYIKIHGLMAIPPYFENPEDVRPYFIKLRTLRDNLEKEYNVKLPHLSMGMSHDFEVAIEEGATIVRIGTAIFGERSYAK